The DNA window CATGCCACTCTTGCTAATGAAGAaccgaaagatgaggtggtttTGTGTGATCAAAGCAGAAACCTACCCAACATGTGCATTGAAAAAAGCGCACAAACTATGATCACAAAGCGGtcaacaaagaaagaaagagaaagggagGTGTTGACTGCGGCATCTTGTGGGTGAGCTACCTGCCTCTCTCACACGCACAATATAGCGTTGAATTCTTTAATATAATCATGCGCCTTTGATGGATGCTCTTTGGGCCTCTTTACCCATGTTACCCCTATTGCATGCAATTTCAATTGCCATAACATAACCCcctttatatataaaaagaataggGAGCTACAACCAAAAATATGCacacaagaaaacaaaaagcaaaagaaaatatttcCTTTTTGCTTTGTCTCAAAGAATTGAAAGACTGGTAGAGTGTGTTTCTCTAAGAGGTTGGTGTGGGAAACAAAGAAAGACAATTCTTATAACTTTTTGACACTtcccattattattgttatcattatttatcattttatcattattataGTCCCTTTACCTGCCCCTTCTCAAAACAATTTAACAAATTCCAATACAGAAAACAATGGGACGCATTCCATGCTGTGAGAAGGACAATGTGAAAAGGGGACAATGGACTCCGGAGGAAGATAACAAGCTCTCCTCCTACATTGCTCAACATGGAACCCGCAATTGGCGCCTTATCCCCAAGAATGCTGGTTAGTTCCTATCTTATATTCATCCGTGTTGTCATGAATTATCTGTTCTAAAATCTTAACAAAACAAATGATTTGGTATTAACCTATAATAATGTTGATGTAAACAACCcttttaatagttaattgattatgtataaAGGTCTCCAGAGATGTGGAAAGAGCTGCAGGCTAAGGTGGACAAACTACCTTCGTCCTGATCTCAAACATGGCCAATTCTCTGATTCTGAAGAACAAACTATTGTGAAGCTTCACTCAGTTTTTGGCAACAGGTACATTGAATGTTTAACATGTGCATCAAGGTTTCTGTCATCTTTAACTCGGGTGATTTAGCTTAATCATACTTTAAGCCCACAAATAATCTACTTAAATTGATGTTTCAGGTGGTCACTGATAGCAGCACAGCTGCCGGGACGCACCGACAACGATGTGAAAAACCACTGGAATACcaagctgaagaagaagctttcAGGCATGGGAATTGACCCTGTGACACACAAGCCATTCTCACACCTAATGGCTGAAATCGCCACAACCTTGGCACCGCCACAGGCAGCGCACCTTGCCGAAGCAGCACTTGGCTGCTTCAAGGATGAGGTACTCCACCTTCTGACCAAGAAGCCAATTAGCTTCCAAGGCCAACACTCAACTATGACACAAGGGAATAACATCACAGATTATATTAACTGTAAACCAGAAGAAAAGGATGACACTGTTGAAAAGATTAAGCTTGGATTATCAAAGGCAATACAGGAAGAACCTGAAATGATGCCCTCAAATAAGCATTGGGATTCCAGTGCAGCTACATCTGCAAGCTATGCAATGTCATACAGCGTATTCCCACCCATGCCCGGGTTTCAGTATAACCCAGTACCTTTTGGGACTAAAGGGGATGCTTCACCATGGAGCCAAAGTGTATGCACTGGGAGCACATGCACAGCTGTAGATCAGCAAAACCAGTTACATGAAAAGCTTGAAGAAAATGGGGATGATTCCGAAGCtacaaaagaaattagaaaCTTATCCAATATTTTCAACTCAGATTGTGTCTTGTGGGATTTACAAGCAGATGATCTAATGAACCCAATGGTGTAAGAAAGATTACAGAATTGAGGAAGGCCAAAAACTCAACTTATGGAAGCTGGAATAAGgaataaaattattaagatAATCAATGGTACAAATGTAAATAAGAGCTATTTTTACAGATTATAGTTACACCAAAATGAAAAGTATTTTTTCCTCTAACTGATATTTTTAGTATTATCACAGCAATATCTTTGGACTGTAAGGTCAAGCAAAATacgatgatgaagatgatgtaTCTGCCAGGATCTGTAAATATATGGAAATAAGgtaaaaaagaattatgagaggcagaaataaaaaaatatttttttatgaaagacAGGTCTCTTCAGAATATTTAGAAAAAACAAATTACCTCGAGTTGCTCTTCCGTAAATAACTCTTTCTGAACATTCCATGTATCAGCGTGAGTGCGCCGGAACTCTGCTATAGCTTTTGTAACAGTAGATTTTACAGGGGAGGGCTCCCCACTGAAACGAGCCAGCAATGTAACATGCTCAGGCAACCAACTGAAAAGAGAGTTAATTAAATTAGGTGCTTAGGATTTGGtgaaaatttattgaattttccTAGTTCGCTATCAGTTTTAAGTTCAATTAAATCAATTCATCACTTTACTTGGATAAAGCATTAAGCATGTCTGTCACATGGATATTATAGCAGGACAAACCTGGGCATATCATATGGAGCTGATAATACAGAAGCTGCCAAAGCTAGTACAGCACCATGAATAGAGGCCATGGATGAACCAGAACTTGATTTTCTGCTTCACGAAATTTTCACATCATGTTACACACAAACATTAGCATTCagttatttaatataaaaaatcataactCATAAAATATGCAAATATCACCTTGAACATACTCACTTCACGCCTATACAAGTAACAAACATTTTTTTACCCCACAAACTGCAGTGACTCCTATCTCACACTATATATAACGCTCATGTATGTTTAAAGGTGAAACCTATATATTACTTTGCAAGACCATGCACATTAGATAAAGAAAGTTTGATTCAGAGAAATGATCTGGTGCCATTTTAGCAGCTaagtttcctacaaaacaactAATCTTTCCAGGAACATAGGGAAAAGAATGACCTTGACTTCCTTCTCTTGTATACATTATTTGCCTCTACATAAGCTCTATTGCGGAAATCCTTAGCTATATCTTCATCTCCACTCTTCATTAATCCTGCTAAGACTGCTGCCGCATGTTCTCTTACCTAGATCAAAGATCAAATCTTCCATAGTGAGACAATTTAAAAAGAGACAATCAAAataacaatagtaaattatcaaTTGCAGCCATCAATGATTGATGTTACACAAGTAGATATTTTGCAATATTCGATAACATTTAGGGGAGAGCTTACCTCAACTTGGTTGTCTACTAGTAACTTCTCAACAGTACCCCAAATTTCATGTTTCTTCGGACTTGAGAGAATGAAAGTGTGCCTGttacagaaagataaatttTCATTTGTGCTTTGCTTCATGAAAGACCAAAAAGTAAAATAACACACCCTACAAGCTTAAACCGGAGGACTAGATAAATTACAATAACAACTAAGTTTTACACCACTACGTAGAATCAATTACATGGAAGTAAATGACACCAGTGTGCCTATAATAGAAAATAATCATCAATGAGCAAGATGAGACACCCGAAAGGTATGCTTCATTAATAGTTTTTGTTCTTCTATAAGGGATCACTTGTCCTACATAGTCTTGTACATTTCAATCTTAATAAAACTTGAAAAACATGATCaatgaataattataattaCTAGTCATGGCTATAAGCCACAGCAAATCTGTCAGAAGATCATCATACCTGTACATGAAAGTGCGCAGATATGTCAAAGTAGCAGATCTAGTTCGCCAATTAGGATCACTGGCAGCAGAAAGAATCACAGAGATAGCCTTCTGGAGGTGAGGTTCCCAGACAATCATCCATTTTAGCAATTCAAAAGCTGCCTTTGCTACTGTTGCTAAATCTTTATTCGAGGTTTCcttacaaaacaaataaaattacttAGAATTTTGATCATTGACATGCTTCTTATTTGATTGACAAGggaatcaaatatatatataaaataaaaataaaatcttatatGACTTTTCAaatacagcttctcaaaaatctaaataaatattaaagtgCATTACAAGAAGCATAGTAGCCTTCATTAAAGTGAGAAAATTTCTGAGACTTAAGCTAAGGAGCTTTAGGTCTCCAAACAAAAATTTCAAGATAAACCATCTATGTGAAAGGAAACTGAGTTAAGAAATGAAAATGAGATGCACAAGTATAAACACAACCAAGGGTctaatagaataagaaaaagatcAACATTGTATAGAAGTAAGAGGAAAGATTGTTGGTCTCGAGAATATTTTTCACTCACGTtacgaccaaaaaaaaaagaaaggaagtcCCAGGGAATCCTTGCGTAGCACAAGCACAAATGCaggatcaaattttaaattaatgaatttCAGATGCTTGTAGTCTAGATTTGGTTATATAATTAATTGGCAATCATACTACTGTTTTCCCAAAGATGAGGAACCCATAGTTTTGGAAGAAAATTAAGGATGACTGGAGACCAATTCAATATATATCATGCTACAATTAACTGTTGCAAGTTGATGACAACCTCAAAATTGAGGTCAGTGTTTTCAGTAATACTCTGATCAGacagatgctaagaaaatgcaatTAAATCCTAATACAACCAAGATGATCATGAGTTCAAACACTTAAGAGAATTAAAAGCATACAAAGCAACCATACAAATGAAAGATATAAAACAAAGATGTTATAGTACAGTCAAATCTATACAACAAACCTGCAAAGAAATAACAGGATGAAGAAGCCCCACAATAACATCAAGTAGATAAGAGGATCTCCCAGACTTCAATGATGAGATGATGAAGCATAGTAGCTGcagaaatttcaaaatttaaataattagtgAATGGAATGACGAATACAAGCAAAATTCAGCTATATGATTCCATTAGTACCGTCTCCATCCACTTCGTATCATCTTGAGAATCATTGTCTGCATGCCCATTTTGAGATCTTGTATCTATGGGATTGGTTACTTTGTCTGATTGGCTAACATTCTGAATGTTAACAACTGCTTCAGCAGCTCGTTCAGTAAGAAGCTGAACCCAGCTTTCATCTTTCATCGGAGTATCAACATTGCTGCTTGTATCATCATGATGACTTGAGTGATATAGTCGAATGTTTGAGCACAAAACAGATAGGGTAACACCTAGAGCTTCCCTCACCTGTTACATGTACAAATTGAAATAGATCATAAACCCAACCAACTCACAAAATTTGATTGCACTTCACATTGATTACATATTACACCCATTCCAGTTTCTACCATGATCCCCAACTTAAAACATGGAGGAGCTGTAAAAGAGAGACATTTCATATGTTCGCATAAAACCTGACCATGCTTTGGTATAAAAAAAGTGAAGGCACCTCAACAGCatggtataaaattaaaaatatatcaaattcaaaaacatataattacatcaaactGGATAACACGGTATTCAGTTTTATAAAGAGATAGCATTGTGAAATATACAAGACTTAGAATTACAATCCTAAGGTCACTTGTTTACCGTATTGGCTGAATAACCAACCAAATGACTGACTGAATATGCTTGTAAAATATTAGCTATTCATCCTTGTCCTAAATTAAATACTAAGAACATCatcatgaataaataaataaatgaataaatactaAGAATATATTGAGCTTAGGGGTTTATAAATATACCAATATATCAACTGCTGGCATAACAAGATGTGGAGTTATTAAAAAATGGCATGATTTTCCTAAAACTACAGAATAAATAAGCCGAGCTTTAAATTTGCACGGACAACCACGAAAGATCAATTACATAGTTGAAGTACATATACTGTAAAGAAGGGAGCTCTGAAAAAGTAAATAGAAGAAATTTTCtcaccaaaagaaaagaaaagaatttagGACAATTACATAAGGGAAAATTTAATCAGGTGATCAACTAATCAAATAGAACCAGAGAGAATGCTTACTTGGGCTGATGAGTGGCACATATTACCAAGAACTTCATTCAAGAGTATATTGTGGAGCTGGATTTCAGCAACTGGCATTTTCTGTGGGGATATTTCTATCAGCGCAGCTGCCAGAAAAGCATATCGCTTGGCTGTTACAGTGGTAGCTACTGTTGGAGGTAAAGGTGTCATCAAAGCATCAAGAATTTTCTGCCTCAGCAGAGGAACTCTTGTTCCATATTTCCCTTTGCCAGTAACTGCATACCGTATGCAAGTGGCCCATTCAGGAACTGATTCAACAGATTGTGCTAGAATGATATTCTTCAACTGAGGCATGAGCCAGTTTTCCCACTCTCCCAATAGACCATCAACATCAGAGTGTAACACACCCGCCAATACTTCAGCAGCTACACATTGTTTAGACCTCTCCTTGGCAGTTGTAAACTCATCTACAGCGCCTTTTAGCGCCACTACAACTGGCATGCCGCATTCTTGTACAAGCCGCTTGAAAATACGTGCAAAACTTGAGTAGAATGTATCACTCCCAAAAAATGAGATCCAACTTGGAGTGCGTGGCCATGAAGCCGAAAATTCAAAGTAGAAGCGGGTTATAGATTTGTCAGCCAAGCTTTGGAAACTGGAATCTCCATGACCTCCTCTAGAAGCACTTTCAGAATCACTTATGATATGAACATGAGAAAGACTATTGAGTGTCTCGTTGAAGAAACCCTCTTCCTGAAAGGTGTGAGTTAAAGCTTCTTCAAGGGATGACTTGGCATTGCCTTGCAAATCCTCGAGTACAGCAGATTTCTCACCAGGTGACAGCTTGTACGGTGATTCCTTTAAGAGTGTATTCAAAGCCGAAATTGCAAGTATCCTTGTCTGAGGAAGTTGACTTTTCAAATTCTTCAAAAAGTGGCCTATACGAGCAAAAGCATAAATAGTAAACACAATGCACAAAAGATAGCACAAAGGAGGATTCAAAAGTATATAACAAGCAATACAAACCAGCTGTTTCACTCAGGATTCTAGTTGATGAATTTGGGTGGTTCCGAGAAGCCAAAGCTAGCAAGAGCAAAACTCTGTTAGCCATTAAATTATACCTGAAAGAGAAAAGTATTTTATTGAGCCAAGGCTTTGAATgtgcaaaattataaaatagaaaGCATATACAAGTCAAAAAGATGTAAAGCAGAAAGCAAACTAAAGATGAATAAGATAAACAAAAGTAGTGAAGAAACAGAGCCTAAAGCATGTGTCAGGCCATCTCAATCTATCGTGAGTGTTATAACAACTTTAAAACCTAGTCAAATATGAAAAGAAAGAAGGCCAAATGAGTTGCCATTTACCGCCAATGCAAGCCAGTGGAATCAAAACTCATGGAGCCAACTTGAGAAACCAAATCTGAAAATCCCAGTCCACAAGTATGGTTGTCTTTGTCTGATATCCTAAAAAAGCTTTTAGATACTCCAGAAAATTGGATGTTGTACTTTACAAAAAGCTGTTGAAAATCAGGAACTATTAAATTATATCAAGACAATAAAACTACAATACAAGTCAACAATCATCTGAAGGGAATAAGTCTACCTCATTAATTGCTTTCTGAGCTTTCAAGGATTCATGATGAGAACTTCAAGGAGAAACCAGCAACGTATTAGTCTCTCAAATTACCCATAGCACAACAATTTCTAACTACAATGGGAAACAATGAAAATGGAAATACCTTGAGAGAATGGCCATGATAAATGAAGAGAATGACTTCAGATCCtggaatcaaataaagcatatAAGAGACATGAAACTAATAACCACCCAGAAAGACAATttaaagaaaatgcttgatcaTCACCGTAGTCAAATGTTTAAGAACCGTTTGTGAGGCAAGGACCGAACAAGAACCCAGCACTGCATATTCCTCGGCATTGGAATCCTGCAACTTGGTGGTAAGGGTGATAACACACTTAGAGATCATAGACGGCCATCTCTTGATTAGCTTCACTAGAGCTTTTCCTGCAAGCCTAGCAccatatatcaaattaaatcagCCACAAAAACACTAGTGACATCAAGTAACAGTTAAAAATTGTTGGACTAAAGTTTTAGATCAAGATAAACATTAACAAGCTCATCAAAACATACTTTGAATTTTACGATGATGTCATTGTGCATAATATTCTTTTCTATATTACTTTTGTTAGACCACAATTTTAACAGAGAAGATAAGGAAACAACAAGAAGAATAGTGAAGACATCATACTAAGCACCCATGGTAGACATTGTAAAACTTTCTAAAGGCTAGTTAGTAGTGAATGAACAAAATGTTAAATGATTTCATTCTTctattttactcttttaatagAATTCTAATTTGTTAGATAATCAAAGATAAGTtaccaaactaaaaaaaatataaatatgatcCAACCTAAATCAATtgctaaaacaaaaattagaacataaaaaactttatattataattagtaaTGGAAGTTGCTCACTTACAGGCGCACTGTTTCATAGCTATGCAAAGAGAGACTCAACAAATCATCCACCAAAAGGGTCACATGATCTGATGGGCTGAAATTCCCACTTGTTCTATAAAGATGATAGGATGCTTGTGAAGATCTCCACGTATTGTGCATGAATGCCTTGTCAATAAGAGCCCACCTCGGTCTGGGAAGAAAATCAAGAGTTTTATTAGAAATGTCCATAGCACATAGTTCCAGTGATCAAATCAAAGTGTGTGAAAGTATTAaaccttttctttcctttagAACGACTTGACACAATGAAATTAACCGGAGGTTCTACTATGGCAGCAGATTCCAACTTCCAAGCCTGCCTGTGACTCGACCACTCATCATATTCCAAACTACCTGTTTATAAAATGAAGCAGAATAAGTTAGGTGTGCGTATACCACAGAATTTGGGAAGTGCTTGATAAGTAATCAGAAATGAAACAGAGTACCATAATTTCCTAAAGAATCCATAATGCGTATAATGAGTATCAAAAGGATGCTGTCATCTGATTTTTTCTCCAGAATATACCTGTTAAGTAAACGAGATCAATGGGatatatgaaaaagtacaagcaCACAAGTTGAAGGAATAGTGTACACTGTACAGAGGTGCGTCAATGTTGATCCTTACTTGCAGGCTGTATGTACAATCTCAGCAGCTTTTTCTCGCAAAGCGGTACTGCCAACAGTACATCCTGTTGCTCCAGCAATTAGAAACTTATGATCTGAATCATCAGCCATCCCATTCCTTGAATTTGGGACAAAATCAGGCAAGCAAGAAAAAAGTCCTTGCAATGATGACTCAATTCGTAAGAGAGTCACTTTCAAGTGCTCTTTCTCATCCCCTGCACAAGACATGACATTCAAGATAACAGTGGGAAAAGTAATAGATAGACTTATTAGCCACTTCCATAACAATAACCAGTATCCAATCAAGTCGAGTAACCAGCAAAGCATCATCTCTCAAGGAGTAAAAAAAGCAACTCTGTTAAAATCCATGATTTTCTATGAAAATAATAGAGTAAATAGTAACTTGGGAAATGAGAGGAAAAATACATTCCTCCTATGTGATGTGTGTAGATTGTATGCAGATTGTATTGTTACATGAGAGAATGCTAACATATATAGAAAGAAGAGTAATAAATGTGGAACACCTACTCAAATATTCTCCATAAACGCACAATCTAAACTACTAACCACTATTTAACATTAAAATCTCTCATTATATTTCAAAACTCCACAATTTTAAAAACTGAGAATACATAATACGAGTTATTGTGCTAATTTTCTCACTCTGTCAAAAAGGAATGCAAATAAGAAACCTTGAATCATGAGCTAAGAATGATGCATAACTAATCGAGGTAAGTGCATGTGTAATATACCTTGATCCACATGCATTTTAGTTTCGCATATTTTTAACAGATCATCCAAAGCTGACTTAAAGTGAATGTCTAAAAGCTCATTTGCAAACTGAACTTCTTCATCACAAGGAATATGCCACTTAGGAGTCAATCTTTCATCTGCAGTAAAATCTTTTGTACTAATCCATTCTTCTAGAGCAGCAGCATCAGGATGACTGAGAACACATCTACAAAACCAAATGTATAACATTcagataaaagaaaaacaaaaccacagaataaggaaaaagaaaactaaggGTGTCTTTGCGGGTTTGGTTTAGAAGCAGAGGGAAAGCCTTTCAATTATTTGACCTTGTTCATGAGTTTCATTATTTGGTGGGGGAGTGTTTTAGAGGTTCTAGTAATAAGTATTGACCCTCCAACCCCAATTTGCCACCCCAAGGCCCCTATTTTCAAGTTCCTCAAAATTGGCGagttttttattagattttaatttaatttaacctTTTATCCTTAACAAATTATTGTAATATCATCtatatccatatatattaattacaaTAAATTTTAGTCATCGATAGAATGGTAAGAGATATATATGATAAAACCGTTCATTTCCCtccttatttatattaaaatcatGAACAAAAGGAGGTTTAAACACCTGCTGCCTTTCCTTCACTTCCCCAACTTCTCCTCTAAACCTGTTTGGTTtgtgttgttaattttttgttttcatattCAGTGTTCTCTGGTTTccaaattttgtgaaaaaagaataaaaaacagtgAAAACAATAAGGGTCTGTTTGTGAAAACAATAAAACCCATTTCatgctttcattttttttttcttcacaaaattctaaaaagaaaaaaacactcAAAATGtaacagaaaatgaaaatagaattgaaattgcaACCAAACAGGCCCTAAAATCCTGTTTTCTGATTTCACTTTTTCCTTCacaaatcttaaaaataaagaagattgaaaatgaaaactgaaaatagaaacagaaatgCCAACCAAACATGCACTTTCCTTCCCCTAGAATTTGCAAACACACcctaataaaacacaacaaAACTCACACAACCAGCTATATACATACCTGTACTGATCTATTGGATAATAATGAACCTGACTTCCAAGAAGGGATCGGAGAAGATGATCAGCAGCCCCATTAACCTTTCATTGAGAATAAGAATAACCAAGGTCAGATATGTACTAGTAGACCATTATCAACAAGGTTGAGAGAGAATAAAACCTTCCAGGATGGTGAGTCAAAAGCCAAGAAGACAGCTTCTTTAAATTGATCCTTATAGCGGAGTATTGCCGGACCGCCAAAAGTGATGCCAActgataatatttttaattgatagtCGATTGCAGCCTCAAGAGCTGGTGAAATTGTGGATCTATTCTGAGAAGAGAATTCTCACTGTTTCAGATTTCAAAAGAATCCTGCAGCAAAATTGCAGAGGAAGTAATCACTTCAAACAAAAAAGGATACCTTGGTTGAAGAAGCATAAAAGGTTCCTCCTGCAAATCCAGTGTGTGGTGTTCCTTTCAAGGAGGATATCACAGATGTTAATATTGGCTCAACGAGTTGACTAACTGCTTCTTCTGGGTTTGAGTGTACGCATGCACAACAGAGCAGTCCAACCTCAGCAATAGCACCAGGAAGAATATTTGTCCTCACAAACTTGGAAATTTTCTTCAAAGCCTGTTTAACAATGATGTGTAAGCCAATAATATATTCCTCCACAAAAACTAGGTATTATAATACTTTTAAGAACCTGATTATAAAGTGATTCCGAAAGCCTCCCAAGCAGAATTTCAAGCAGACAGAAGTAGTATGGACCATCATCAACCAGAAAAGTCCCTGATGCTGCTGAAGAGTGCAGACCTTCATTTCTAATATACCAAAACCATTTATCCAATTATACAAGGAACATACACAAAATACAGTTAAACAATATCATTGCCAAATAAAGAAACATATTGCACCTTTACTTACATAACACTGCTTGGTTCCAAGTGTAGAAGTAAGGAAAAGAGACGGCATAAGAACTCATCCAGCCATTCAGAGAAACGTATCATCGGCATAAGTgacaagtcatcaattttatcaTCCAATAAAGCCAACTGCAATTACGGTGTG is part of the Arachis duranensis cultivar V14167 chromosome 1, aradu.V14167.gnm2.J7QH, whole genome shotgun sequence genome and encodes:
- the LOC107496916 gene encoding proteasome activator subunit 4 isoform X1, with product MHLYNAWLPPPLATQTAAERDSFRHVISDVSASFRPDDPESVFSTLKFISVLDLFIKAKSDVALEDVEALIQMGLELFHLSRNKLYAQVRWGNLLVRLLNKYRKKIALSIQWRPLYDTLISTHFTRSTGPEGWRIRQRHFETITTLVQSCRRFFPSGSAFEIWSEFKSLLQNPWHNSSFEGSGFARLFLPMNEDNQDFYSHGWIEECIDLWGSIPNCQFWNSQWADVVARVIKNYHNLDLECFLPLLFARYLNMFEVPVANGSGSYPYSLDVPRNTKFLFSNKSSTPAKAIAKTIVYLLKPGSSSQQHFEKLINILEQLVYSLSALIILVYSSFPYFLQFVLVLQFQKRLQNEQLGTKNSKPIEQHLGKSERVFFVNSVLKLIDRGQYSKNEHLSETVAAATSILSYVEPSLVLPFVASRFRMALETMTAIHQLKIAVMSVAFVGRSLFFTSVSASSMKQVDLGGDDETLIDLMGVSLSNALLGMDANDPPKTLATMQLIGSIFSNLALLDDKIDDLSLMPMIRFSEWLDEFLCRLFSLLLHLEPSSVINEGLHSSAASGTFLVDDGPYYFCLLEILLGRLSESLYNQALKKISKFVRTNILPGAIAEVGLLCCACVHSNPEEAVSQLVEPILTSVISSLKGTPHTGFAGGTFYASSTKNRSTISPALEAAIDYQLKILSVGITFGGPAILRYKDQFKEAVFLAFDSPSWKVNGAADHLLRSLLGSQVHYYPIDQYRCVLSHPDAAALEEWISTKDFTADERLTPKWHIPCDEEVQFANELLDIHFKSALDDLLKICETKMHVDQGDEKEHLKVTLLRIESSLQGLFSCLPDFVPNSRNGMADDSDHKFLIAGATGCTVGSTALREKAAEIVHTACKYILEKKSDDSILLILIIRIMDSLGNYGSLEYDEWSSHRQAWKLESAAIVEPPVNFIVSSRSKGKKRPRWALIDKAFMHNTWRSSQASYHLYRTSGNFSPSDHVTLLVDDLLSLSLHSYETVRLLAGKALVKLIKRWPSMISKCVITLTTKLQDSNAEEYAVLGSCSVLASQTVLKHLTTDLKSFSSFIMAILSSSHHESLKAQKAINELFVKYNIQFSGVSKSFFRISDKDNHTCGLGFSDLVSQVGSMSFDSTGLHWRYNLMANRVLLLLALASRNHPNSSTRILSETAGHFLKNLKSQLPQTRILAISALNTLLKESPYKLSPGEKSAVLEDLQGNAKSSLEEALTHTFQEEGFFNETLNSLSHVHIISDSESASRGGHGDSSFQSLADKSITRFYFEFSASWPRTPSWISFFGSDTFYSSFARIFKRLVQECGMPVVVALKGAVDEFTTAKERSKQCVAAEVLAGVLHSDVDGLLGEWENWLMPQLKNIILAQSVESVPEWATCIRYAVTGKGKYGTRVPLLRQKILDALMTPLPPTVATTVTAKRYAFLAAALIEISPQKMPVAEIQLHNILLNEVLGNMCHSSAQVREALGVTLSVLCSNIRLYHSSHHDDTSSNVDTPMKDESWVQLLTERAAEAVVNIQNVSQSDKVTNPIDTRSQNGHADNDSQDDTKWMETLLCFIISSLKSGRSSYLLDVIVGLLHPVISLQETSNKDLATVAKAAFELLKWMIVWEPHLQKAISVILSAASDPNWRTRSATLTYLRTFMYRHTFILSSPKKHEIWGTVEKLLVDNQVEVREHAAAVLAGLMKSGDEDIAKDFRNRAYVEANNVYKRRKSRKSSSGSSMASIHGAVLALAASVLSAPYDMPSWLPEHVTLLARFSGEPSPVKSTVTKAIAEFRRTHADTWNVQKELFTEEQLEILADTSSSSSYFA
- the LOC107496916 gene encoding proteasome activator subunit 4 isoform X3; translated protein: MSKPLFRWALNYFTCPVTSFMHRWGNLLVRLLNKYRKKIALSIQWRPLYDTLISTHFTRSTGPEGWRIRQRHFETITTLVQSCRRFFPSGSAFEIWSEFKSLLQNPWHNSSFEGSGFARLFLPMNEDNQDFYSHGWIEECIDLWGSIPNCQFWNSQWADVVARVIKNYHNLDLECFLPLLFARYLNMFEVPVANGSGSYPYSLDVPRNTKFLFSNKSSTPAKAIAKTIVYLLKPGSSSQQHFEKLINILEQLVYSLSALIILVYSSFPYFLQFVLVLQFQKRLQNEQLGTKNSKPIEQHLGKSERVFFVNSVLKLIDRGQYSKNEHLSETVAAATSILSYVEPSLVLPFVASRFRMALETMTAIHQLKIAVMSVAFVGRSLFFTSVSASSMKQVDLGGDDETLIDLMGVSLSNALLGMDANDPPKTLATMQLIGSIFSNLALLDDKIDDLSLMPMIRFSEWLDEFLCRLFSLLLHLEPSSVINEGLHSSAASGTFLVDDGPYYFCLLEILLGRLSESLYNQALKKISKFVRTNILPGAIAEVGLLCCACVHSNPEEAVSQLVEPILTSVISSLKGTPHTGFAGGTFYASSTKNRSTISPALEAAIDYQLKILSVGITFGGPAILRYKDQFKEAVFLAFDSPSWKVNGAADHLLRSLLGSQVHYYPIDQYRCVLSHPDAAALEEWISTKDFTADERLTPKWHIPCDEEVQFANELLDIHFKSALDDLLKICETKMHVDQGDEKEHLKVTLLRIESSLQGLFSCLPDFVPNSRNGMADDSDHKFLIAGATGCTVGSTALREKAAEIVHTACKYILEKKSDDSILLILIIRIMDSLGNYGSLEYDEWSSHRQAWKLESAAIVEPPVNFIVSSRSKGKKRPRWALIDKAFMHNTWRSSQASYHLYRTSGNFSPSDHVTLLVDDLLSLSLHSYETVRLLAGKALVKLIKRWPSMISKCVITLTTKLQDSNAEEYAVLGSCSVLASQTVLKHLTTDLKSFSSFIMAILSSSHHESLKAQKAINELFVKYNIQFSGVSKSFFRISDKDNHTCGLGFSDLVSQVGSMSFDSTGLHWRYNLMANRVLLLLALASRNHPNSSTRILSETAGHFLKNLKSQLPQTRILAISALNTLLKESPYKLSPGEKSAVLEDLQGNAKSSLEEALTHTFQEEGFFNETLNSLSHVHIISDSESASRGGHGDSSFQSLADKSITRFYFEFSASWPRTPSWISFFGSDTFYSSFARIFKRLVQECGMPVVVALKGAVDEFTTAKERSKQCVAAEVLAGVLHSDVDGLLGEWENWLMPQLKNIILAQSVESVPEWATCIRYAVTGKGKYGTRVPLLRQKILDALMTPLPPTVATTVTAKRYAFLAAALIEISPQKMPVAEIQLHNILLNEVLGNMCHSSAQVREALGVTLSVLCSNIRLYHSSHHDDTSSNVDTPMKDESWVQLLTERAAEAVVNIQNVSQSDKVTNPIDTRSQNGHADNDSQDDTKWMETLLCFIISSLKSGRSSYLLDVIVGLLHPVISLQETSNKDLATVAKAAFELLKWMIVWEPHLQKAISVILSAASDPNWRTRSATLTYLRTFMYRHTFILSSPKKHEIWGTVEKLLVDNQVEVREHAAAVLAGLMKSGDEDIAKDFRNRAYVEANNVYKRRKSRKSSSGSSMASIHGAVLALAASVLSAPYDMPSWLPEHVTLLARFSGEPSPVKSTVTKAIAEFRRTHADTWNVQKELFTEEQLEILADTSSSSSYFA